Proteins from a single region of Chanodichthys erythropterus isolate Z2021 chromosome 13, ASM2448905v1, whole genome shotgun sequence:
- the epd gene encoding ependymin encodes MMHTVKLLCVVFSCLCAVAWASSHRQPCHSPPLTSGTMKVVSTGGHDLASGEFSYDSKANKFRFVEDTTHANKTSHMDVLIHFEEGILYEIDSKNESCKKETLQFRKHLMEIPPDATHESEIYMGSPSITEQGLRVRVWNGKLSELHAHYSLSTTSCGCLPVSGSYYGEKKDLLFSFFGVETEVDDPQVFVPPAFCEGVAFEEAPDDHSFFDLFHD; translated from the exons ATGATGCATACAGTCAAGCTGCTCTGTGTGGTGTTCTCGTGCCTCTGTGCTGTCGCATGGGCTTCTTCTCATCGCCAGCCATGTC atTCACCACCTTTGACCAGTGGAACAATGAAAGTG GTTTCAACGGGGGGTCATGACCTTGCATCTGGAGAGTTCAGTTATGACTCCAAAGCGAATAAATTTCGTTTTGTGGAAGACACTACTCACGCGAACAAAACTTCGCATATGGATGTGCTCATACATTTTGAAGAG GGTATACTTTATGAGATAGACAGTAAAAACGAGAGTTGCAAGAAGGAGACTCTGCAGTTCCGTAAGCACCTGATGGAGATTCCACCCGATGCCACTCACGAGTCTGAGATTTACATGGGCAGCCCCTCAATCACAGAACAGGGACTCAGAGTCCGGGTCTGGAATGGAAAGTTGTCTGAACTTCATG CTCACTACTCTCTGTCAACCACTTCCTGTGGCTGTTTGCCGGTCTCTGGATCCTACTATGGTGAGAAGAAGGACCTTCTCTTCAG TTTCTTCGGTGTTGAAACAGAAGTTGATGACCCACAAGTCTTTGTGCCCCCGGCCTTTTGTGAGGGCGTGGCATTCGAGGAGGCCCCAGATGACCACAGCTTCTTTGACCTGTTCCACGACTGA